In Polaromonas sp. JS666, one genomic interval encodes:
- the otsB gene encoding trehalose-phosphatase codes for MQLLTPSPQMGSPRLPLIGPQTALFLDFDGTLADLAPQPGAVQVTAGLIPTLAQLATRLGGALAIVSGRTLTDLDRFLDPLQLAAAAEHGAQRRQADGQVVSVAAPDLQEVVRRAEALAARHPGLYLEIKSAAVALHYRHAPDLETLALQVMREAANSTPGAELLQGKYVFEIKPAGVSKGTAIEAFMGEMPFVGRLPLFAGDDVTDEAGFSVVQFLGGQGIKVGEGATLARHRCAAPAALRQWLQAASQNSGHWRGISP; via the coding sequence ATGCAGCTTCTCACCCCATCCCCGCAAATGGGCTCACCCCGCCTGCCCCTGATCGGGCCGCAGACCGCACTTTTTCTCGACTTCGACGGCACACTGGCTGACTTGGCGCCGCAGCCCGGGGCCGTGCAGGTGACCGCAGGGTTGATTCCCACCCTGGCCCAGCTTGCGACCCGGCTCGGTGGCGCGCTGGCCATTGTGTCGGGGCGCACACTCACGGACCTGGACCGGTTTCTCGACCCCCTGCAACTGGCCGCCGCGGCCGAGCACGGAGCGCAGCGCCGCCAGGCAGATGGCCAGGTGGTCAGCGTGGCCGCCCCCGATTTGCAGGAGGTGGTGCGCCGAGCCGAGGCGCTGGCTGCACGCCATCCCGGCCTGTACCTCGAAATCAAGTCCGCGGCCGTCGCCCTGCACTACCGCCATGCCCCCGACCTCGAAACGCTGGCGTTGCAGGTCATGCGGGAAGCGGCCAACAGCACACCGGGCGCAGAATTGCTGCAGGGCAAGTATGTCTTTGAAATCAAACCGGCCGGCGTCAGCAAGGGCACGGCCATTGAGGCTTTCATGGGAGAAATGCCGTTTGTGGGTCGCCTGCCCCTGTTCGCCGGCGACGACGTGACCGATGAAGCCGGGTTCTCCGTGGTGCAGTTCCTCGGCGGCCAAGGCATCAAGGTTGGCGAAGGCGCCACCCTGGCCAGGCACCGGTGCGCGGCGCCGGCCGCACTGCGGCAGTGGCTGCAGGCTGCCAGCCAGAATTCGGGCCACTGGCGCGGGATCAGCCCATGA
- a CDS encoding glutathione S-transferase family protein, with protein sequence MLKLYIGNKNYSSWSMRPWVLLRQAGIPFEEVKLRFDSFDAGSGFKQKIGSVSPVGKVPALDDDGFVVWDSLAIAEYLAERFPDKALWPQSLQARARARSVCAEMHSGFGALRSACPMNIEADLREVGQLIWRDKPAVRADVQRLIAMWSELLAQHKNVQEPMLFGEFSIADAFFAPVCMRLKSYALPVPAEIAAYIQRLSALPGVKAWTDDALTENDFRDFEEPYRIKR encoded by the coding sequence ATGCTCAAGCTCTATATCGGCAACAAAAACTATTCCTCCTGGTCCATGCGGCCCTGGGTACTGCTCAGGCAGGCCGGCATTCCTTTTGAAGAAGTCAAGCTGCGATTTGATTCGTTTGACGCCGGTTCGGGCTTCAAGCAAAAGATCGGCAGCGTGAGCCCGGTGGGCAAGGTGCCGGCGCTGGACGACGATGGGTTTGTGGTGTGGGACAGCCTGGCGATCGCCGAATACCTGGCCGAGCGCTTCCCCGACAAAGCGCTCTGGCCCCAAAGCCTGCAGGCTCGCGCCCGGGCGCGCAGCGTCTGCGCCGAAATGCACAGCGGCTTTGGCGCCCTGCGCTCGGCCTGCCCCATGAACATCGAGGCCGACTTGCGGGAAGTGGGTCAGTTGATCTGGCGCGACAAGCCCGCCGTGCGCGCTGACGTGCAGCGCCTCATCGCCATGTGGAGCGAGCTGCTGGCGCAGCATAAAAACGTTCAGGAGCCCATGCTTTTTGGTGAGTTCAGCATCGCCGATGCGTTCTTCGCCCCAGTCTGCATGCGCCTGAAAAGCTACGCCCTGCCTGTTCCTGCTGAGATCGCAGCCTACATCCAGCGCCTGAGCGCCTTGCCTGGCGTGAAAGCCTGGACCGACGACGCGCTGACTGAAAACGATTTCCGCGATTTTGAAGAACCGTACCGGATCAAACGCTGA
- a CDS encoding glycoside hydrolase family 15 protein has protein sequence MTAPNDSARFVPPAEPSLAMGVIGNCAFSALIDIRGRIVWCCLPRFDGDPVFNALLQPGTGRIDGAHTNTDTQPSAFSIEIEDFAESRQWYEPNTAVLHTQLFDKSGQGIEITDFAPRFFSRSRFFRPMTLVRRVRPLSGAPRIRVSLDVRFDWGRRAPLITQGSNHLRYVGDALTLRLNTDAPLSHLLARQPFVLTREHNFLLGADESLAEGIADTARLFEQETVSYWKKWSQRLHIPLEWQEAVIRAAITLKLSLFEDTGAIVAAMTTSIPEAPGSQRNWDYRFCWLRDAFFVVRALNSLSEVGTMEDYLRWLSNVVVQANGGHIQPLYGIGLERELPESVMDHLGGYRGMGPVRVGNQAQEHFQHDVYGNVVLGAAQAFHDHRLLHRAGLAEFQRLEAVGEQAARTYDQPDAGMWELRTRARVHTSSALMCWAACDRLAKIALVLHLPERAAYWQDHAQRMQENILRKAWSEERQAFAESFGGRDLDASVLLMIEVGFIDPKDPRFIATVDALETHLCDGPYMRRYEAPDDFGKPETAFNICTFWRIDALARIGRKAQAREIFETMLAARNHVGLLSEDTHPASGEMWGNFPQTYSMVGIINAAVRLSAPWESQI, from the coding sequence ATGACGGCCCCGAACGACTCCGCGCGCTTTGTGCCGCCCGCTGAACCCTCGCTCGCGATGGGCGTGATCGGCAACTGCGCGTTCAGCGCGCTGATTGACATCCGCGGGCGCATTGTCTGGTGCTGCCTGCCGCGCTTTGACGGCGACCCGGTGTTCAATGCGCTGCTGCAGCCCGGTACCGGCAGGATCGACGGCGCCCATACCAATACCGATACGCAGCCCAGCGCTTTTTCCATTGAAATCGAGGATTTTGCCGAGTCCCGGCAATGGTATGAGCCCAATACCGCCGTGCTGCATACCCAGCTGTTTGACAAAAGCGGCCAGGGTATTGAGATCACCGACTTCGCGCCGCGCTTTTTCAGCCGCTCACGTTTTTTCCGGCCCATGACGCTGGTGCGGCGCGTGCGCCCCCTCTCCGGCGCGCCCCGCATTCGCGTCTCGCTGGATGTCCGTTTTGACTGGGGCCGGCGTGCACCGCTGATCACCCAGGGCAGCAACCACCTGCGTTATGTGGGCGATGCGCTGACGCTGCGGCTGAACACCGACGCGCCGCTGTCGCACCTGCTGGCCCGGCAGCCCTTCGTGCTGACCCGCGAGCACAACTTTCTGCTGGGTGCCGACGAGTCGCTGGCCGAGGGCATTGCCGACACGGCGCGCCTGTTTGAACAGGAGACCGTCTCGTATTGGAAAAAATGGAGCCAGCGCCTGCACATCCCGCTGGAATGGCAGGAAGCCGTGATACGCGCCGCGATCACGCTCAAGCTGTCCCTCTTTGAAGACACCGGCGCCATCGTGGCGGCCATGACCACCAGCATTCCCGAGGCGCCCGGCAGCCAGCGCAACTGGGACTACCGTTTTTGCTGGCTGCGCGATGCTTTCTTTGTGGTGCGCGCCCTCAACAGCCTGTCGGAGGTCGGCACCATGGAAGACTACCTGCGCTGGCTCAGCAACGTGGTGGTGCAGGCCAACGGCGGGCACATCCAGCCGCTGTACGGCATTGGCCTGGAGCGCGAGCTGCCGGAGTCCGTGATGGACCATCTGGGCGGCTACCGCGGCATGGGGCCGGTGCGCGTGGGCAACCAGGCGCAGGAGCACTTCCAGCATGACGTGTATGGCAATGTAGTGCTGGGTGCGGCGCAGGCCTTTCACGACCACCGGCTGCTGCACCGCGCCGGCCTGGCCGAGTTCCAGCGGCTCGAAGCAGTGGGCGAGCAGGCCGCTCGCACCTATGACCAGCCCGACGCCGGCATGTGGGAGCTGCGCACCCGTGCCCGGGTCCACACCTCGTCGGCCCTGATGTGCTGGGCGGCCTGCGACCGGCTGGCCAAGATCGCCCTGGTGCTTCACCTTCCCGAGCGTGCAGCCTACTGGCAGGACCATGCACAGCGCATGCAGGAGAACATTTTGCGGAAGGCCTGGAGCGAGGAACGCCAGGCCTTTGCCGAGAGCTTTGGCGGCCGCGACCTGGACGCCAGTGTGCTGCTGATGATTGAAGTGGGCTTCATCGACCCGAAGGATCCGCGCTTCATTGCCACCGTCGACGCGCTGGAAACCCATTTGTGCGACGGCCCCTACATGCGCCGCTACGAAGCGCCCGATGATTTCGGCAAACCCGAGACCGCCTTCAACATCTGCACCTTCTGGCGCATTGATGCGCTGGCGCGCATAGGGCGCAAGGCGCAGGCGCGCGAGATTTTTGAGACCATGCTGGCCGCGCGCAACCACGTAGGCCTGCTCTCCGAAGACACGCACCCGGCCAGCGGCGAGATGTGGGGCAACTTTCCGCAAACCTATTCCATGGTGGGCATCATCAACGCGGCGGTCCGGCTTTCGGCGCCTTGGGAATCGCAGATATGA
- a CDS encoding hemerythrin domain-containing protein, producing the protein MNIFEALRISHETQRALADHLIRTEGDSPERHSLFKGLKLELAAHAAAEERFFYVPLIAHDMTQEPSRHGIAEHHQMDKLVEQLEATDFTSPGWLATAKELHHKIYHHLEDEEQGIFQLAGKVLTEAEKLSLAKGYEGEFVSQRVGG; encoded by the coding sequence ATGAATATCTTCGAAGCACTGCGCATCAGCCATGAAACCCAGCGCGCCCTGGCGGACCACCTGATCAGGACCGAGGGCGATAGCCCGGAAAGGCACAGTCTCTTCAAGGGGCTCAAACTGGAGCTGGCGGCCCACGCGGCCGCCGAGGAGCGCTTTTTCTATGTGCCGCTGATTGCCCACGACATGACACAGGAGCCGTCGCGCCACGGTATTGCGGAGCATCACCAGATGGACAAGCTGGTGGAGCAGCTGGAAGCAACGGATTTCACGTCACCGGGCTGGCTGGCCACGGCGAAAGAGCTGCACCACAAGATCTATCACCACCTGGAGGACGAGGAGCAGGGCATCTTCCAGCTGGCGGGCAAGGTGCTCACCGAGGCCGAGAAGCTGTCGCTGGCCAAAGGCTACGAGGGTGAGTTCGTCTCCCAGCGTGTCGGGGGCTGA
- a CDS encoding YdeI/OmpD-associated family protein, with protein sequence MTQAVGAMAVLACRNRKCWTNWLARHHASSPGVWLQIAKKDSGLASISHAEALEAALCQGWIDGQRKSLDAQYFLQKFTPRRTRSIWSKINREKALALLAAGHMQAAGLAEIERAKADGRWDAAYDGQAKVTVPEDLAALLAREPQAKAFFESLDSRNRYAILFRLQTAKKQETRERRLLQFTGMLSRGEKIYP encoded by the coding sequence ATGACCCAAGCTGTCGGGGCCATGGCGGTCCTCGCCTGCCGGAACAGGAAATGCTGGACGAACTGGCTGGCCAGACACCACGCCAGCAGCCCGGGTGTCTGGCTGCAGATCGCCAAGAAGGATTCGGGCCTGGCGTCCATCTCCCACGCCGAAGCGCTGGAAGCGGCCTTGTGCCAGGGCTGGATAGACGGCCAGCGCAAAAGCCTGGACGCGCAATACTTCCTGCAGAAATTCACGCCGCGCCGGACCAGGAGCATCTGGTCCAAAATCAACCGTGAGAAGGCATTGGCGCTGCTGGCTGCCGGGCACATGCAAGCCGCCGGCCTGGCCGAGATCGAACGCGCCAAGGCCGATGGCCGCTGGGATGCGGCCTACGACGGGCAGGCAAAGGTGACCGTCCCTGAAGACCTGGCGGCCCTGCTGGCCAGGGAGCCCCAGGCGAAAGCCTTTTTTGAATCCCTCGACTCACGCAACCGCTACGCCATCCTGTTTCGGCTCCAGACGGCGAAAAAGCAGGAGACCCGGGAGCGTCGCCTCCTGCAATTCACAGGGATGCTGAGCCGCGGAGAGAAAATTTATCCCTGA
- a CDS encoding thioesterase family protein — protein sequence MTINTMTRSSPHPKPSVFEFEEEFITGLTSMFEEKIVFNRVLGLKITSLKAERVTARIDMRHELVGHYAYNRIHGGVISASLDAMGGLAVMAAIGARHMDEAPLQRLHRFSRLGTIDLRVDYLRPGISDYFELRAEVLRLGSRVANTRMEFLGADGTLFSSAAAAYIVS from the coding sequence ATGACCATCAATACCATGACCCGATCTTCACCCCACCCCAAGCCTTCAGTTTTCGAATTTGAGGAAGAGTTCATCACCGGCCTGACAAGCATGTTTGAAGAGAAAATTGTTTTCAACCGGGTGCTGGGCCTGAAGATCACGTCGCTCAAGGCCGAGCGCGTCACGGCACGCATTGACATGCGGCACGAACTGGTGGGCCACTACGCCTACAACCGCATTCACGGCGGCGTGATCAGCGCCAGCCTGGATGCCATGGGCGGGCTCGCCGTGATGGCGGCGATCGGGGCGCGCCACATGGACGAAGCTCCGCTGCAGCGGCTGCACCGATTTTCCAGGCTGGGCACGATTGACCTGCGGGTGGACTATTTGCGCCCGGGCATCAGCGACTACTTTGAACTGCGGGCCGAAGTGTTGCGCCTGGGGTCGCGGGTGGCCAATACGCGCATGGAGTTTCTGGGGGCGGACGGAACGCTTTTTTCCAGCGCTGCGGCCGCCTATATCGTGTCCTGA
- a CDS encoding multifunctional CCA addition/repair protein, with translation MQIYMVGGAVRDALMGLAVQDHDWVVVGATPEDLVAQGYQPVGKDFPVFLHPETREEYALARTERKTARGYRGFVVHADPGVTLEQDLARRDLTINAIAAPARSTGAAAGAAARPGAALNTDFDADFDALIDPYGGQKDIRDKVLRHVTEAFREDPVRILRLARFAARFADFSVAPETLALMRDMVTEGEVDALVPERVWQELARGLMEDKPSRLFDVLRDCGALHRLLPEVARLWGVPQRAEHHPEVDTGVHLMMVMDMAAQLQASLPVRFACLCHDLGKGTTRAPDAGMSTPGEPPPPEFWREKMASDPQLGRHIGHEERSARLLKDVCERLRVPVDCRELADVVAREHGNIHGSAAFGAAAVVRLLERCDAFRKPRRFAEVLLACECDARGRLGYEHSPYPQRPRLLEALAAAQSVATHQVAADAQAAGQDGRQIGELIHQARVAAVGEIPGFAAGSPG, from the coding sequence ATGCAGATTTACATGGTCGGTGGTGCAGTGCGCGATGCCTTGATGGGCCTGGCGGTGCAGGACCACGACTGGGTGGTGGTGGGTGCGACACCGGAGGACCTGGTGGCCCAGGGCTATCAGCCGGTGGGCAAGGATTTTCCGGTGTTCTTGCACCCCGAAACCCGCGAGGAGTACGCGCTGGCCCGCACCGAGCGCAAGACCGCGCGCGGCTACCGCGGCTTTGTGGTGCATGCCGATCCCGGCGTCACGCTGGAGCAGGATCTGGCACGGCGCGATCTCACCATCAATGCCATCGCGGCTCCCGCCCGTTCGACAGGTGCTGCGGCTGGCGCTGCAGCCCGCCCCGGTGCCGCATTGAATACTGATTTTGACGCTGACTTTGACGCGCTGATCGACCCTTATGGCGGCCAGAAGGACATCCGGGACAAGGTCCTGCGCCACGTGACCGAGGCCTTCCGCGAAGACCCGGTGCGCATTCTCCGGCTGGCCCGCTTTGCCGCCCGATTTGCGGATTTTTCGGTGGCGCCCGAAACCCTGGCGCTGATGCGGGACATGGTGACCGAGGGCGAAGTCGATGCACTGGTCCCCGAACGCGTCTGGCAGGAGCTGGCCCGCGGACTGATGGAGGACAAGCCCTCGCGCCTCTTTGATGTGCTGCGCGACTGCGGCGCATTGCACAGGCTGCTGCCGGAAGTCGCCAGGCTCTGGGGCGTGCCGCAGCGCGCCGAGCACCACCCCGAAGTCGACACCGGCGTCCACCTGATGATGGTGATGGACATGGCAGCGCAGCTCCAGGCGTCCCTGCCCGTGCGCTTCGCCTGCCTGTGCCACGACCTGGGCAAGGGCACGACGCGGGCACCGGACGCTGGCATGTCCACGCCAGGCGAGCCTCCCCCGCCAGAGTTCTGGCGCGAGAAGATGGCGTCCGACCCCCAGCTGGGACGCCACATTGGCCATGAGGAGCGCAGTGCGCGCCTGCTCAAGGACGTATGCGAGCGCCTGCGCGTGCCGGTGGACTGCCGCGAGCTGGCCGATGTGGTGGCGCGCGAGCACGGCAACATTCACGGCAGTGCCGCATTCGGCGCGGCGGCCGTGGTGCGCCTGCTGGAGCGCTGCGACGCATTTCGCAAGCCCAGGCGCTTTGCCGAGGTGCTGCTGGCCTGCGAGTGCGATGCCCGTGGCCGTCTCGGGTACGAGCATTCGCCGTATCCCCAGCGCCCGCGGCTGCTGGAGGCCCTCGCCGCGGCCCAGTCTGTCGCCACGCACCAGGTGGCCGCCGACGCGCAGGCCGCCGGGCAGGATGGCAGGCAGATTGGCGAGCTGATTCACCAGGCCCGGGTGGCGGCCGTGGGCGAGATCCCCGGCTTTGCGGCGGGCTCCCCCGGCTGA
- a CDS encoding TetR/AcrR family transcriptional regulator yields MDAVTPFQAGGNTARRPRGRPRKTLGERDDGNRRMELVSAAAKLFRRKGFDGASTRDIAAAVGMHSGSPFYHFKSKGALLHAVMEQGMRSALDRQTAALQSASQSKFDASSLLRVLIRNHFDVLLGPGSDFIPVMLYESRSLTARQRASIARLRSDYESNWEPVLEALAEQGRLHGPVTLARLLIFGALNWSVQWFDAKKDASLDDLTDAALALFLHAPMRARKVTA; encoded by the coding sequence ATGGACGCAGTCACCCCCTTTCAAGCCGGCGGCAACACGGCCCGGCGCCCGCGCGGCCGGCCGCGCAAGACGCTGGGCGAACGCGACGACGGCAACCGCCGCATGGAGCTGGTCAGCGCCGCGGCGAAGCTGTTTCGCCGCAAGGGATTTGACGGCGCCAGCACCCGCGACATCGCGGCCGCGGTGGGCATGCACAGCGGCTCGCCCTTTTATCACTTCAAGAGCAAGGGGGCACTGCTTCACGCGGTGATGGAGCAGGGCATGCGTTCGGCCCTGGACCGGCAGACCGCGGCCCTGCAGTCTGCCAGCCAATCAAAGTTCGATGCGTCTTCCTTGCTGCGCGTGCTGATCCGCAACCACTTCGATGTGCTGCTGGGGCCCGGCAGTGACTTCATTCCGGTGATGCTGTACGAGTCACGCTCCCTCACGGCGCGGCAGCGTGCGTCCATCGCCCGGCTGCGAAGCGACTATGAGTCGAACTGGGAGCCGGTGCTCGAGGCCCTGGCCGAACAGGGCCGGCTCCACGGGCCGGTGACGCTGGCGCGCCTGTTGATCTTCGGTGCGCTGAACTGGTCGGTCCAGTGGTTTGACGCAAAAAAAGACGCGTCGCTGGATGACCTGACCGACGCGGCCCTGGCACTGTTTCTGCACGCCCCGATGCGGGCCCGAAAAGTCACTGCATGA
- the otsA gene encoding alpha,alpha-trehalose-phosphate synthase (UDP-forming) translates to MSRLVVVSNRVADPRKTAAGGLAVALGDALNATGGMWFGWSGTVIEGGAPGEGELHVQQAGNVKLATVDLSAEDHAGYYLGYSNGVLWPVFHYRIDLARFDAGNIRAYRRVNQLFARKLMTQLRPDDIIWVHDYHLIPLAAELRAMGATQRIGFFLHIPLPPQQVLAAIPQHEWLMRAMFAYDLLGFQSEADLQNFSHYVQAEAGAEDLGDNRFRAFNRTVRAGAFPIGIDVDEFAALTHAKEGHDMYERMKDEYSRRKLLLGVERLDYSKGLPQRLRAFKSLLEKYPENIRSATLIQIASPSREDMGTYTDLLQELESLCGAINGDFGELDWMPVRYMHRNVARKRLPGLYRVARVALVTPLRDGMNLVAKEFIAAQDPADPGVLVLSRFAGAAEQLKEALLVNPYDTDGTADTIQHALQMSLQERQGRHQRLLKNIREQDVHWWRKTFLDTLRDAGSD, encoded by the coding sequence ATGAGCCGGCTGGTTGTGGTGTCCAACCGCGTGGCGGATCCGCGCAAGACGGCGGCCGGCGGCCTGGCTGTGGCGCTGGGCGATGCGCTCAATGCCACGGGCGGCATGTGGTTTGGCTGGAGCGGCACCGTCATCGAAGGCGGTGCCCCGGGCGAAGGCGAGCTGCATGTGCAGCAGGCGGGCAACGTCAAGCTGGCCACCGTGGATTTGTCCGCCGAAGACCATGCCGGCTATTACCTGGGCTACAGCAATGGCGTGCTCTGGCCGGTGTTTCACTACCGGATCGACCTGGCGCGCTTTGACGCCGGCAACATCCGCGCCTATCGCCGCGTCAACCAGCTGTTTGCGCGCAAGCTGATGACGCAGCTGCGGCCGGACGACATCATCTGGGTGCATGACTACCACCTGATTCCGCTGGCGGCCGAGCTGCGCGCCATGGGCGCCACCCAGCGCATCGGATTTTTCCTGCACATTCCCCTGCCGCCGCAGCAGGTGCTGGCGGCCATTCCCCAACACGAATGGCTGATGCGGGCCATGTTTGCCTACGACCTGTTGGGCTTTCAGAGCGAGGCCGACCTGCAAAACTTTTCGCACTATGTGCAGGCCGAGGCCGGCGCCGAGGACCTGGGCGACAACCGGTTTCGCGCCTTCAACCGCACCGTGCGCGCCGGCGCCTTCCCGATTGGCATTGACGTGGACGAATTCGCCGCGCTCACCCATGCCAAGGAGGGGCACGACATGTATGAACGCATGAAGGACGAATACTCGCGCCGCAAATTGCTGCTGGGCGTGGAACGCCTGGACTATTCAAAAGGCCTGCCCCAGCGCCTGCGCGCATTCAAGAGCCTGCTTGAAAAATACCCGGAAAACATCCGCAGCGCCACGCTGATCCAGATCGCCTCACCGAGCCGCGAAGACATGGGCACGTACACCGACTTGCTGCAAGAGCTCGAGAGCCTGTGCGGCGCCATCAACGGCGACTTTGGCGAGCTGGACTGGATGCCGGTGCGCTACATGCACCGCAACGTGGCGCGCAAACGCCTGCCCGGTCTCTACCGCGTGGCGCGCGTGGCGCTGGTGACGCCGCTGCGCGACGGAATGAACCTGGTGGCCAAGGAGTTCATTGCCGCGCAGGACCCGGCCGATCCGGGTGTGCTGGTGCTGTCACGCTTTGCCGGCGCCGCCGAGCAGCTGAAGGAAGCCCTGCTGGTGAACCCGTACGACACGGACGGCACGGCAGACACCATCCAGCACGCCCTGCAGATGTCGCTGCAGGAGCGGCAGGGACGGCACCAGAGGCTGCTGAAAAATATCCGGGAGCAGGATGTGCACTGGTGGCGCAAGACATTCCTGGACACGCTGCGCGACGCCGGAAGTGACTAG
- a CDS encoding NIPSNAP family protein, with amino-acid sequence MVTIYLRYVLDATKLKEFEHYGKLWIPLVEKFGGKHHGYFMPSEGANNIALALFTFDSLAAYESYRQRSFEDADCQAAFKYAAATGCIISYERSFFRPVFS; translated from the coding sequence ATGGTCACCATTTACCTGCGCTACGTACTCGATGCCACCAAGCTCAAGGAATTTGAGCACTACGGCAAACTGTGGATTCCGCTGGTCGAAAAATTCGGCGGCAAACACCACGGCTATTTCATGCCCAGCGAAGGGGCCAACAACATCGCGCTGGCGCTATTTACCTTTGACAGCCTGGCCGCCTACGAAAGCTATCGCCAGCGCTCCTTTGAAGATGCGGACTGCCAGGCCGCCTTCAAATATGCAGCAGCCACCGGCTGCATCATCAGTTACGAACGCAGCTTTTTCCGCCCCGTGTTTTCCTGA
- a CDS encoding complex I NDUFA9 subunit family protein, with the protein MKQVLILGGTGFVGRHVCEKLAQLQCRVTVATRRLDNARHLQTLPMLDVIEIDVHDSAALTSLLAGHDAVVNLIAILHGTEAAFEKAHVQLPLALVRACEAAGLRRIVHISALGASVSSASMYQRSKARGEAVLLSAGLDVTLLRPSVIFGAEDKFLNTFARLQQLFPVVPLAASQARFQPVWVEDVASAVVHCLQDSSSIGQVYEACGPDVFTLRQLVELAGRYAGVNGGKGRPVIALPAPLGRLQARLMELLPGEPLLSRDNLDAMQTDNVASGKLPGLKALGITPAALGAIAPSYLGAQGLRSGLTAKRKTAGRF; encoded by the coding sequence ATGAAACAAGTTCTCATCCTCGGCGGCACCGGTTTTGTGGGCCGCCATGTCTGCGAGAAACTGGCCCAACTGCAATGCCGCGTGACCGTGGCGACACGCCGGCTTGACAACGCCCGTCACCTCCAGACGCTGCCAATGCTCGACGTGATCGAAATCGATGTGCATGACAGCGCAGCCCTGACATCCCTGCTGGCCGGGCATGACGCGGTGGTGAACCTGATCGCCATCCTGCACGGCACGGAGGCCGCGTTTGAAAAGGCCCATGTGCAGTTGCCGCTGGCACTGGTGCGGGCCTGCGAGGCCGCTGGGTTACGGCGCATTGTTCACATCAGCGCGCTCGGCGCTTCTGTCAGCTCGGCATCGATGTACCAGCGCAGCAAGGCACGTGGCGAGGCGGTCCTGCTCAGCGCCGGGCTGGATGTGACGCTGCTTCGCCCCAGCGTGATCTTTGGTGCCGAGGACAAATTCCTCAACACCTTTGCCCGGCTGCAACAGCTGTTTCCGGTGGTCCCCCTGGCCGCCAGCCAGGCGCGCTTCCAGCCGGTCTGGGTGGAAGACGTCGCCAGCGCCGTGGTGCACTGCCTGCAGGACAGCAGCTCGATTGGCCAGGTCTACGAAGCCTGCGGGCCCGACGTGTTCACGCTGCGGCAACTGGTGGAGCTGGCGGGCCGCTATGCCGGCGTCAATGGCGGAAAGGGCCGGCCGGTCATCGCACTGCCGGCACCGCTGGGGCGCCTGCAGGCGCGCCTGATGGAATTGCTGCCCGGCGAGCCCCTGCTCAGCCGCGACAACCTGGACGCCATGCAAACCGACAATGTGGCCAGCGGCAAGCTGCCCGGTCTGAAGGCGCTGGGCATCACGCCCGCCGCCCTGGGCGCCATTGCCCCGTCTTACCTTGGCGCGCAGGGCCTGCGCAGCGGCCTGACGGCCAAGCGCAAGACGGCCGGGCGGTTCTGA